The DNA window TGGATTTCTGAAGTAGTTTTGTGCCCCCTTCAGGCAGTTTAAGGGATTGCAACCTGATGAGGTCCTTTGGGTCAGGGTTTGCCTTCATCCTCTTGGTTGTTTTCACCAAAATAGAAGTTCTAACGGTAGAAAAGCCCCACCTGAAAGTCTGAACCGCTTCAGAAATGCCTAGTATAAGAGTTGATtctaaaaacagtgtttttattaaggCACGCCAGTATATTCCTCAACAGAACACGATAAGCCTGATTCCTTAACAGAATATGATTCATATTTTAGGCAAACTGCTGTATgtcactcttcctcttctttttggaTTTTGGTGGTTCAACATTATCACTTAAACTAGATGTGACATCTGAACTAGtttcatgtttcctcttttttttaggCTTGTCGCTAAGATAACCGCTCGAGTCACTGCTGCCTTGTACCTGAGAGAGctcaatctcctcctcctcttctttcacatgtttttcctttttcttcttgttcttctttttctcaccaGCCTCATTGCCGTTTGCTTCATCCATTGTTCTGTTCAGctcttgtgttgtgttgctTTCCAAAATAGTGGGTAAACTTTGGATCTCCTCCcctgtctgctcctctcctactttcttccttttctttgttttcttatgGCTGTCGACAGGAGACTCCTCTGTGGGTTCTTGGTTTGTTTCTGCTGGTTCTGAATAGTCTGTGGTTACATTGGACTCTGAGCTCTCGCCCAAAGCCAGCAGCTCCTGCACCctgagaaagacaaaacaatgcaATCAGTAAGGGGTTTTGTGACACACTGAAAATCACTTTTCTAAAAGATTACACAACAAGTTTATAGAAAATAAGTGATCAAAGTAAAGAACCTGTCAAACACTTGGTAAAGGTACAATTTCAAACTCCACtcggaataaaaacaaatatgacaaTTAATGGAGGATATGTGATAATATGTCAGATTTTCTAAAGATTGATTTCGACTGAGATGCCAGTAAGCAGAAGTTTGATGCAGAAAAATAACAGCTGTAGTGATTGTGGCGCACACTCTGAACCGTCCACTACACTGCTATAAAAAGTTACTGCTAGGCATCcaataaagaacaaaacaacGACAAATTTACCGCACAAGACAGGTCGGTTTGGACGAGCCAACAGAAACCACTGTGACTGAACACGTACCTGGTCCTGTCCAGTCGTCCTCTGATCAGCAGGACCCCAAAAATATCAGCATCGAGGGCTGTCACTTCAAACTCCAGCTCTGCTCCGATTCTGGGCCCTGCATCCCGCCACGTTTCCACAGCAACCAGGTTGGGCTTGGGTATGCTGGCATTGAAGCAGTCGTGCACCAGACAGCCTACGTGACTCACACCCAGTTTATTCACCTTACCCTGAGAACAGATGCACAATAACATCCAAAAATAAAGCATAAAAGTGGAAAAGGATtgttgtagaaaaataaatcttgatttGTATTTGCtactgtggtggaatttctgtagttatttagattatattgTACAGATttcattaggtttattcactgttctctaatgtcagtcagacctgacagagttcagttgttattagaacaccaagtacagcttagagagtgtcagctgttcttcctgatatctgtaaggatgtttggtagacttgttgtctgctccagtgttatagacgtcacagtttagtctaggtgggtcaatgtgaccctgataatgataatgtctttttaGGATACatgcgatgcctttcgagaggttcggcagatgtgattgagcaagacacgagtacagaagtgtgatgttgaatcatgtcttcTCCGgagtattcttcttcttcttatgtataaactttcatcaacgtaagccatctcagtcaactgagtcttattgtatggagtcaagtcttagtcaTTTCTTCAACAGGCTACGACTGATAAAAGAATCTGCAGATTGTTACAACTCGAGTCCTCACCACCAGCTGCTGTCCTTTTGTGGGCTGAAAGACGATGAAGTTGGCCTCTATGTCCATGTGGATGTATCCACTGTCATCATAGATGTTTCCATGCTGGCCTACTATCCTGATGTTGTCATATGCCATGGGTACTCCCTTTAGACTGCAACGAGACACAGATTAAAATGAATTACGTTGGTGACGAACccaacacattcatacagatCAACATTACAACTTAACAGTCAGGTGCACAGAACAAATAACTGCACATAATGTACATTGAAACACATGTCATCTACTGTCAAAGAGACAATTCAAGTTTTTGACATCATGGACACAGCACTGACAAGAAACCAAGCACAAAGTTTAAACTCCGCTTTATTTAATAGAAGTATTTTGTAGTATGAAAGTTTTATTACACAAAATCAATGTAATGTAACCAAGACCAGCTGCACCATACAAAagctaaacaaacacattgtaaTGTATaggtcaaaacaacaacactgtcaGGGGGGCCTTCTGAGAGAGCTCTAACTTTCCATGCACAATTCTTACTTTATCACTAACAAACccttatttatctttatttatttattcttatttatcTTATTCTTATTCACAGTTAATTTATCTTATTCTTATTCACAGTTAACCAACAATGACGTGAAGGACAAACCAGGTAAAACTGTAAAGAAATCCTCATAGCACGGTTATAAAGAGCTGTAATGGTGTTGTTACCTCTGAGAGAACCTGAGCAGCTCGGCCTCCAGCTCCTCTTTTATACCTGTCCTCTTCTTGTTCAGGTACATGGGCGGCAGAGTGATGTGTCTCCGGTGCGTGTTCATGACCAGACACGAGTACGGCGCTGACAGCAGCTCGGAGGCGGCAGCGAACGACGGGATAGAGCACGACACAGCGGCCGCGTCTCTGCCCGGTGCAGAGGACACCTCTGCCGGCTGGACCTGAGCAGTGGCGGCGGTGATTTCACCTGACATTTTCACTTGTTTGGAGTCGTCTTCGGCATGCTCCAAGTTCGCCATGCTGTTAAGGAAACCCCGGAAGAGTCAAGGCAGGCAACTTCCTCTCTAAGGAAGGCTCAGCAGCTTTTAACTATCTCCAACATTTCTTTATGTTGCCGCCTGGTGGGCAGGAGTGGAATGACATGCTCAGCCAAATTGTGATAGTCCAGCATCAAACATtgcttacttaaaaaaaaatagtttaatccTAAACGTATAAACATACTGCTGCATAACGTAAGGTTATTTTGTTTTAGTAAGTATCAGCAAAATATACATGACACGCACCCACATTTTTAACCTGTTTAAATACCATGTAAGATCTTACTACAACAGTCTTCCTCATACCTTCAGACCGTATGAATTGATCTGCCTCAGGTGTTCtgaatatatttaattaaaggcaCATAATAAATGTTAAAGCTAACAATATTATTATAGCATTATTGTCTGTATATAGGGGCGTGTGCATGTCCATACTTTTGCAGGGGTGGCCcacctggggcactgacttatgaaTGGGTGGCATTACGTTTGTGTGAACaagtgcattcatttaatttttttgttctttctatCCCCCATTAATAAATTAAACGTACTTGTATGTTGCACCATTTGGCAACATCTACATCTTCTTAGCTTATTCATTTGAAGTCCAAAGTCACAATTACTACTTTGAAAATAGCATATAAACTCCTGAACGCAGGCTTACTTTCATACATAAATTTAATGGCAATGTTTCATGCCCAAACATTGCTAGGGGTTCTTAAACTAAACTTGGTAGGTACAACTAGATTAAATTGTGTCAAACAGATCGATAGAATTACAAGGGCCATGGTATATTCCCATGGAATGGGAAGAGCAGGGAGTAAAAAGGGCTCCAACAGTGCAGTCACAGCAGGCTAGCTCCCAGTATAAACAAGTCTATATTTACTCCTATAAGCATTGAGACAAAAGGCAAAGGCTTTTCTTATTCTCCAGAACAAAGTTTTACCAAATGTGATTGAACATTTTGGGGTGGTAACTATATAACTGAAACAAAATGTGCATATGCTTACCAACAGCCCTTTGAAGGTTGTTCAGTGGCTTGCTTTGTAAGGATGCTGTAGAGCTGTTCATCTTATAAGAGACGTGCATTGATTCTGTATCCTGTTCTTACCTGCAATGGCACAATAAGATCATTAGGGTGACCTGAGGTGTCAATTAGAACAACTagtgcacatgcacacacacacacatacacaaacacaaacacacacacagccacagaaatacacataaacacatgcatAAAGAatacacttgcacacacacacacttggtaATCTAGTGTTACCGTTTTCTGACTGAGCAGCAACACAGGAGGTCACATGATTCAGCATttccctaacacacacacacacacacacacacacacacacgtcacacacacatacacacacatgcagtgcaGTGCAGATCTGGGGCACCGGTGCCCACTCCTGTCTGTTTTCGCAGTGATAAATAGTGACGTGGGCTATTAGTCAGCAAGTGCTCCCAGCGGCTTCTGCTGCTGTGGTCCctggttaaaacacacacacactcacacatatgcacacacacgccATACACAAACACCATAATGAGGTATTGAGCAGCATGATGTTCTCAGATTAAGTGTACATCTTTATTAGCCTTCACAGTCGTGTGTCCGTGTGTtacattgtttctgtttctgcttttgcTTTGTGAAGCGCTGCATGTTTACGAGGTTGAGAAGTGCTTTCAAGCAGATTTACACCAGCACTTAACTTTATGGTGAGCAAGTGTGAACCTTGAAGGCAGCGCTGTGTTAAAGTATGGTCCCATAGGAATCCACTGACTTCTTAACTCCTGTTGAAAATTGGAAGTGTTGACAGTGTGGAGCTCAAGTAGTTAATGTGTGATAATGTACATCAGAGATCAAATAAATCCCACTGAAATGAAACACCATAGATACTTATAATACTTttattgatttctgttttataaGAAGCATTTATAAAAATATGTAGATTTATAGTTACTGCTGTATACCTGATATACAAGCATtgatatacagtacagtacataGTGCATTGCTGTATTTTCATGTCAAAGCATTCCATTAACAGATGATACATACAGATAGGCCATTTCAAGATCTGCATTCCataacaaacagagagaataaGGACACTGAGACTGAAATAGCGCTTCATAACAAATGAATCAGCTGCATGCTTGGTTTGTGCTCATCATTTCCAGGCTTCTGATTGGACAGAGCCTATCCTTTCTGCTCGTTGGTTTCAAGGTCAGATGATGTCCTGCAGATGTCCATCACCTGAGTTATCACCCAAACGACATCTGATCCGCTTCCTGGTTTGAACTTGTGGTTGCATAATTATCCGGAGTGTCTCCTTGTTGACAAAATGTCCCCTCTAAGACTCTGGTGGGGGAGAGAAGGGAAACCTGGTTTTACTGCCCTCCCTCCTTACAGTCAGGCTATAGTTACTGCGTGTGCTGCAGGACATGTAGGAAGAAGCAAACACTCATCATGGTGATGCTGTGGTGTGTCCGTTATAAGAGATCTGAGGAATGCCGTTACTTGAGTTGTCCAGGATCTCCTGTTtgtggacacacagacacttttttacttTATATACACATGCCTTCTTGCAGCTGTTGATGTTTAAGTCCATACTGTTTCAGGGAGAGCTTCTGTGGCCTGTTAAGCTGTGgtaatgttttgtttctgtcctattgtttttttttttgtaatgtgtaCATTGTTACTAGTAGACcacccaaaaagaaaaatgtttctgttcagtACTGTAACAAGTGTATGGAAAAATCTAAAgctaaattacacaaaaaagGAAGTCAATACTTTCTCACAAGCTGGGCAATTAGAGGCCATCTTTTGCTGCCGTGCCCTACCTTCTCGGTCATCTCGTGCGAGTGGTGGAGGGAATGTTCCCTCTCCAGGAacatcctctgctgctctgagctGGCCAGGCGACAAGTCAGCCACGTAGATAATGTACAGGAGGAGATCCCTGATCGAGTCAGGAAAATAGAATCAAAGCTACAGCAACAACCCAATTGTTTTCATTCTCAAGCACAAGTGAGCAAtaggattttaaatatttagcatttttgAGCTATGCCTCTTGGCAATATACGTCTCTTTGTTTCTAGGGTGGTTCAAACATTCATCTTAACTGatatatctataaaaaaaatagtattgtTCATGGTCAACAATTCGtaaacaattaaaatatatcaaaaaatTGCGGTCCCGATCCCAATTTGTTTCTGTTCTAGTGATACCAGAAGGGCAGGTGTTTCTTAAATTCCAATAGGGGTTCCACATGTCATAAAACACACGATTAAGATTGAATCACTGTTTTAAATCAGATCCTTATttgttacagtaaaaaaaagagtgactaTAAAACTCTGCTTTTACTATTTCATTAGTTGCAAAAATCCCAAACACTGTGACGCTTTCGTCCACTACCCTTCCTCGATCTTTATAAGTTTACAGGCAGGCTGAAGGGCTCCAATGCATGCAAGTTCAATAATTCAGGATGTTATTTAAGTTTTCTGGCTTTCTGCTAACCCTGACTATCCTTGACTGATTTTGCCTTGcctgcagcagctttttttttttttttttttttttttagctcaaagtgcttctactttttatttcttttggcTGTAAGGCTGCATCAAGACTAAGGCATCAACTCAGTTTTGTTACACCACTGTTTACTCCGAAAAATATTGACAACAATTCATTGGAGCCTCCACCATAAGGTACTTTTGCCTCCCGGCCAAGTACATGCTGAACAAATAACGTGCTGTCATCcttggtgcttttttttctttattggcaACTGTTATATAGTTAACCTTCCTATTATCTTTGCCGTAACAGGTATTCTGAATGTAtaatgggggtggggggagggggggattgtTTTATCTAAAGGGCTATTTAGGtagtcaacaaacaaacataaattacCTGACACATAAACTTGGCTAACAATTTTAATCATAATATTTTTCTGGAGGTTTAAATTGCTGACCTGAAGGATAAAAGATGTTTGTAAATTTGTAGGTAAAAGAAGGGTTAAAGACGACAGAAAGGTGCCAGAAAACCCAAGTTTGCATTGTCACCTGCTATTATTTAAGCATGCTAAAGTTAGTATTTGGCTccacacactgatttattttggatGTTTGAAGGAGTTTTATTTGTACTATGCAGCCACGCCAAAGGGTGGGTCATAGCAATAAGATATTTTGGGATGACTCATACTTTTGTTGGTTTATAAATGGAGATGAGATTTACCTTcagtttaaaccttttaaaCTATCTCCCTCATTTAGAAACGTCAACAAATTTATGATTTCACAATGTTTCTTTCCCCAAATAGCAAACATATATCATAGAATCAAGTAAAGTGTTGTCTTtagtaatatttattttacccaGACAGGCCAGCGTCATGGCTGCCAGATGAATGGAGTGCATGGAGTCTGGCCGTTTGTTCAGCGCCCGAACAAACTGGAAGTTGAGGATCCCAGCGATCAGACCACAGATACAGCACGCTGAAAACAGGATCATCTGAGGGAACGGAGAAAGAATGGTTCATGTTAATgcaagattttcttttcttattacCAAAACCATAAATAAACTGACAAAAAGTGATGAGACGGGAGATAAACAGACTGCTATTAAGCTTCCATCTTCATCATTTTGCTGTTTTGCTCAATGGCGGCTCTGGTGAGTAATGAGTGTCAGTCACAAATAAATCTCATTTTCTATTAGAAAATTGGATCGCTCTCAAAGCACACTGTCCCTTCCAGAAATATTGCGCGGCTTGTAAATATGCTTGCATCACTCACTTGCTGTACTTGTGCCTGTGTGTTGGTGGAGATTTTACTTTTagtgttaaataaatcaaattttaTGGATTGCTTCCTCAGCATTGTAACTGGAAAACTAAAACTTAGTGCAAGAAACCCTTTTTTTCCAGGATCTCACGGAAAATGATTGCAGTTCACTTATCAAAATATATAGATTCAATTCTGCTTTCTAGTTACTgtgtaagcatgtgtgtgtgtgtgtgtgtgtgtgtgtgtgtgtgtgtctgttgtgtttggAGTTTAGGTTCTCTTTCATTGCTCCCAGTGCAGATGCCTTTAGTGCCTTTAACCGCATGGAAAAAAGGCCTCTCCAATTTCAGTCATTACCCGGGTGAAGTGTGGAAAGCAAACTGGCAGGAGTTCGGAGCCAACCAACCTAATGCAATCATCACCCCACAGGCTGACAAGGAGGGAGGAAAATCAGAGCGCAGGAGCGACTgttgagatgagatgagaggatGCGAATTAGCGGGGAAAGGAAGAGGGATGAAAGGTGGATAAACGAGATTAACTGAAAAGGGAAAAGAATGAGGCTAGAGATGGTGACAGGGGGCAATAGGTGCGGATGAATAGgatgagacggagagagagcgaggtTGAGGGATGTCTCTGTTACAGCAGATTGTGCTGACATTGATCCGTCATTAGTGCCCTCcctgcaggagacagagagagtcagagagaaacacGAGGACTCGGGCgtacagagagactgagagcaGCTCACTGAGGAAAACAGACgaaaacagaagaggagaggtGACTGCTTGTCTCCTCTGGTTTCCTCAGATGTCCTTTTCATATCAAACAGTGCACCTTGACAGCACAAATGTCAACCACATGTCCAGACTTGTCAACGTAAAGGATCAGATTATGCAGACATGTTTGTTGTCAATATCTACGAAGAAGCTTGCGCGTAATGTACAGTATTATTTCATGATGGTTCAGAGTTAATAAGTTGATTGACAGCACATAATTTTATATCATTTaagtgttttgcttttaaaaacaacGTCAAAAGAAGACACTgtgaaagaatgaatgaaaggGGGAAAAGAACAAATCAGTGGGGATTATATGTAATCTGAGAAGGTTTCTTTGAAGACAAAACAACCAAGAACTTCAAGAGAAATTCATGGAAGTATAGTGCAGAACACCATTGTGACAAAATAACATCCTAtattcattcagtgtgtgtattttgagaaatatattaaatatgcttgtttgcttttgtgccTGAAGTTAGATGAATTAATCAATACcacttttatctgtttgttAAAGCAAGAGCCATGAGCCAGCTGGCATTGCTTAGTTTAGCATCGACACTGAAAACAGGGAAAGACAGCTACACTGACATTGACAAAAGCGGATGAAATCCAACCTATCAGCACTCCTAAAAAGTTTAAGAATTGGCATGTTACATTTCTACGCCTTTTGCAAAACAAAACGTTTTCTTAGCTTGGCCGTAACTTTTTCTTTGGATCTAATAAACTAGACATACAATTTTAATCTGCATATTTCAAAGGTGCTGGTTGGGGGATTTGATTGCATTGGGACCCAGTTAGGTTAGCTGTTTCCCTCTTTTTCTATGCAAATCTAGGCAGCTGGATGCTTCGTTTTTACTGTACAGATTATACACTTATAcaaagatggacgacatgacATACCCCCCAAAAGTGAGGCCAAAACCTTTGGAGCACCTGattggctgcagtataggtcataaactgCAGCTCCCTCTTTGACAACAGATTGGACaagggtcaaactataaaataaaaaaaatgtcaatttcaTATTTCTCGAACAATAAAGTTGTCTTTCAAGTTAGTTCTTATCTTGCTGATTCATGTCCAAGTGTATACTTTCCTGATAAGTTTTTAATTAGTAATTTGATGCAATAAAAATAGGTATCATgctatgattgacagctctgttgacataTGTGTCTCCTGCCGCCCTGTGTGCACTATAGTTGAAGATAATGGTTAAAAGAAGActattacaaacacaaacacaagaggtATTGAACCTTCTAATAACCagtctgcttcaaactgacacaagaatctgttctgtgGGGGGCTGTAGTGGCCTGACGGGTCTTTGCTGTTTcatcagttaaatgttttttgtgttttttgggcGGGTAATCAGAACCGCGGCATCGAGTTTACTGTACAACTCTGGCTCCAAAAGTTATCACCAGTGCAATTTGTCAGTGCCTGTCGCATGGGTATTTTTGCATCACATTTGTACAACAGAAGGAGGTGGAGATGGGCCCATTTTTTATATAAAGTCAATAGTAAAGTTACCCCTCTGTCCACTCTGTCACTGAAAGCCTTTCCCGTGTCTGGCCAGAAAGTGCTATGCATAAAGAGAGATCACAGTCTAAAAGAGAATACAACAAAAGACGCTACTTGGACaccaaaaaagtaaatcaatgtacTTACAATAAGACCTGTCCTTTTTCGAGCACATAGCACTCCACACATCCCACAGACAAGgaactggaaaaaaagagaaagagggatcAGAACAAAGGAGTAAATGAACACTTTAAAACTGTGTAGTACTTTGCTTTacgagaaaaaaagaaagtctaaaAACTCAATGAAATGTAAGCTATTTTTATCACCGCTCCCTAGGGTTTTACAGCAGAGAGGGTAGATGGATTCTTTACACTCAGTTGGTTCAGATGCAATTTTCTCCCTCCAAAAATAGAGAGTGTCATTGAAGGCTTCCAGCAGGATCCATGTTTGTCCTGGAAGTCACTGATTCAGACTTAACTGGAGCAGCACGCTGGTGTATTATGATAGCAGATAGTCCACTCACAGCACAAAGGGACGGCACGTTGAGAAGATCTTTTTGGCTGAAAGAGGATACAGTCAAAGgggtgtttctgtttgtatgtcTATGTGTTTCCATAAGGGGAGAGTCTGATATTACTCTCTGACATTCTcttattatatcacagtttggaaacattttgaaatcttTCAGGTAAGCTGATGGTTTATCTTTTACCTTTAATCATCAGAATAGTAGTAACTAACTATAAAGTAACTTATTGGTTATATATTCAAGTTGGGCTTTTAGTGGTATCTTATAATCCTCatcaatttcttcttcttcttcttcttagtcGTATTGTTGgacacaaaattaaataaatacatagcCTACATGTGAATTTGCgtccccccctctttcttttttaagaccaaataaaaaaatgttatgtcAAAAATCAGAATGGCTCAGGCTGGCATTACATCATACACTTTTCCAGTTGTTAATAGGAACAAtattaaaatactaaatattaATAAAGATACTGTTTGGTAGCTCTAAATGAAGTGactgttttcctgtttctgcTGCAAACTAAATCTAAAATCAGAGATTGGATTTAGTCCAGCTCAAGGACTAGGATCAGTCAGATCTAATAACTCTAAGGTCCCAACAGGGGATCTAAACCTTTTGGTAATCACGAGACACCAGTGGCTGATGCAGCAGACAGCATGACACAACTATGAGGCTAGACACACAGACCTCACATTGCATATCCAGCAACTTTAAGTacagcagcacacactcactATTCAACAAATgtcatgttaaaatgtacatttaagtctttgcttttttttctgttggatgTACACCTAAATATTTGAACTCACTTCGGGAATATTATTTTGAACTCAAAACTATACATAAGTCCAATGTTTACAAAGCCTATTGTTTTGTGACTCACATTTCCTGAGCTCCACGCACTTACAGTAACAGGCGGTTAGATAATTCAGGGATATATATATAGCTACCAAGATTGTCAGAAACTCATCTTTTCATTACTCAGCAACAAAATGAAGAcagtctgagaccaagaggagaaCGGCCTCAGTGCTAAAAGCTTTGACTATAAcgaacacagagacaaaatgaatgcatgaattAATGGAACTGATCTTTAGTTTCAGTGCAGAGGCATCTAGTGGACAAACGGATGTTTGTGTCTCATTAAGTGAGAATAATTACCAATTTaatagaggtttttttttagggatCATGTGTACATGGCTCAAGAGAGTTTGAagcatttattgtattttttaaagagatggATTTGGAGCAAAA is part of the Labrus mixtus chromosome 16, fLabMix1.1, whole genome shotgun sequence genome and encodes:
- the polr1f gene encoding DNA-directed RNA polymerase I subunit RPA43, with product MANLEHAEDDSKQVKMSGEITAATAQVQPAEVSSAPGRDAAAVSCSIPSFAAASELLSAPYSCLVMNTHRRHITLPPMYLNKKRTGIKEELEAELLRFSQSLKGVPMAYDNIRIVGQHGNIYDDSGYIHMDIEANFIVFQPTKGQQLVGKVNKLGVSHVGCLVHDCFNASIPKPNLVAVETWRDAGPRIGAELEFEVTALDADIFGVLLIRGRLDRTRVQELLALGESSESNVTTDYSEPAETNQEPTEESPVDSHKKTKKRKKVGEEQTGEEIQSLPTILESNTTQELNRTMDEANGNEAGEKKKNKKKKEKHVKEEEEEIELSQVQGSSDSSGYLSDKPKKKRKHETSSDVTSSLSDNVEPPKSKKKRKSDIQQFA
- the LOC132991013 gene encoding transmembrane protein 196, giving the protein MCSSRKILWSLLLLSVVEVGLGVASIVLGAVGISWVRGQYKPQQGDASPVWSGLCFLVCGMCGVLCARKRTGLIMILFSACCICGLIAGILNFQFVRALNKRPDSMHSIHLAAMTLACLGISSCTLSTWLTCRLASSEQQRMFLEREHSLHHSHEMTEKEILDNSSNGIPQISYNGHTTASP